A window of the Sporomusaceae bacterium genome harbors these coding sequences:
- the selD gene encoding selenide, water dikinase SelD, translated as MVKLTQYTKSGGUAAKIGPGALAHVLRHLPQSNDPRLLVGTATADDAGVYRLDDHTALILTVDFFTPIVDDPYTFGQIAAANALSDVYAMGGRPLTALNIVAFPACDLDGDTLPAILRGGWDKVAEAGAVIAGGHTIDDAEPKYGLSVTGLVHPEKIWTNAGARPGDALILTKPLGTGILATAAKADLYPAGVAASIQTMATLNAKAAQAAAGFTIHACTDITGFGLLGHLFEMTSASGTRAEVASAALPLLPDAADAAAMGLVPAGAYTNRGYLTSVGFADSVPERLRDLCFDPQTSGGLLLALPAAEADGLLAALKLAGVNHAARIGHILAQGRGEIHVY; from the coding sequence ATGGTCAAACTTACCCAATACACCAAAAGCGGCGGCTGAGCGGCCAAAATAGGGCCAGGGGCCCTGGCGCACGTGCTGCGCCACCTGCCGCAAAGCAACGATCCGCGTCTATTGGTCGGCACCGCCACCGCCGACGACGCCGGCGTGTACCGGCTCGACGACCACACCGCCCTCATCCTGACGGTGGACTTCTTCACCCCGATTGTCGACGACCCTTACACCTTCGGCCAGATTGCCGCCGCCAACGCCCTCAGCGACGTCTATGCCATGGGCGGGCGGCCGCTCACCGCGCTCAACATCGTCGCCTTCCCCGCCTGCGACCTCGACGGCGACACCCTCCCCGCCATATTGCGGGGCGGCTGGGACAAAGTCGCCGAAGCCGGCGCCGTTATCGCCGGCGGCCACACCATCGACGACGCCGAGCCAAAATACGGCCTCAGCGTCACCGGCCTTGTCCACCCCGAAAAAATCTGGACAAATGCCGGCGCCCGTCCGGGGGACGCCCTAATCCTCACCAAGCCCCTCGGCACAGGCATCCTTGCCACCGCCGCCAAGGCCGACCTCTACCCCGCCGGCGTCGCCGCCTCCATCCAGACAATGGCCACCCTCAACGCCAAAGCCGCTCAGGCCGCGGCCGGCTTCACTATCCACGCCTGCACCGACATCACCGGCTTCGGCCTCCTCGGCCATCTTTTTGAAATGACCTCTGCCAGCGGCACAAGGGCCGAAGTCGCCAGCGCCGCCTTGCCGCTATTGCCCGACGCCGCCGACGCTGCCGCCATGGGGCTCGTCCCCGCCGGCGCCTACACAAACCGCGGCTACCTCACATCCGTAGGCTTCGCCGACAGCGTACCCGAGCGCCTTCGCGACCTCTGCTTCGACCCGCAGACCTCCGGCGGTCTGCTGCTCGCCCTGCCTGCGGCCGAGGCCGACGGCCTTCTGGCCGCCCTCAAGCTCGCGGGCGTCAACCATGCCGCCCGCATCGGCCACATACTCGCCCAAGGGAGAGGAGAAATCCATGTCTACTGA
- a CDS encoding cation diffusion facilitator family transporter: protein MDHNTLKQNTARLSIISNSALVVIKLAVGLAGGAVSIVSEAAHSAVDLIAALIAYYAVRKAAQPPDAHHAYGHGKVENLSAAIEAALIIVAALWIIYEAVEKIAVGHAPAYLEYGIAVMAVSILVNWYVSDKLMKVARKTCSHALEADALHLRADIWTSGGVLAGLVVIKITGLAWLDPAIAIVVAGVVFKAGYTMTKKSLYELTDVSLPPEEEEIITAILAAHPAILAFHQLRTRRSGSLRLIDVHLILSRDMHLDVAHAVCDEVEAALEERLAPCEATIHLEPCTCPDK from the coding sequence TTGGACCACAACACCCTGAAACAAAATACCGCCCGGCTGTCGATAATCTCCAATAGCGCGCTTGTTGTCATCAAGCTTGCCGTCGGCCTGGCCGGCGGTGCGGTCAGCATCGTGTCTGAAGCCGCCCACTCGGCCGTCGATCTTATCGCCGCCCTCATCGCCTACTACGCCGTCCGCAAGGCGGCTCAGCCGCCCGACGCCCACCACGCCTACGGCCATGGCAAAGTAGAGAACTTGTCCGCCGCCATCGAAGCGGCCCTTATCATCGTCGCCGCATTGTGGATCATCTACGAAGCGGTCGAAAAGATTGCCGTCGGCCACGCGCCCGCCTATCTCGAATACGGCATCGCCGTGATGGCGGTATCGATCCTCGTCAACTGGTATGTTTCCGACAAGCTGATGAAGGTCGCCCGCAAAACCTGCTCCCACGCTCTCGAAGCCGACGCCCTCCACCTCAGGGCCGACATCTGGACATCGGGCGGCGTGCTGGCCGGCCTGGTAGTAATCAAAATTACCGGCCTCGCCTGGCTCGACCCGGCCATCGCCATCGTCGTCGCCGGCGTTGTCTTCAAAGCCGGCTACACCATGACCAAGAAAAGCCTCTACGAACTTACCGACGTCAGCCTGCCGCCGGAAGAAGAAGAAATAATCACCGCCATCCTCGCCGCCCACCCCGCCATCCTTGCCTTTCACCAACTGCGGACACGGCGGTCGGGCAGCCTCCGGCTCATCGACGTCCATCTCATACTCAGCCGCGACATGCACCTCGACGTCGCCCACGCCGTCTGCGACGAAGTCGAGGCCGCCCTGGAGGAGAGGCTCGCCCCGTGCGAAGCGACTATTCACCTGGAGCCCTGCACCTGCCCCGACAAATAG
- a CDS encoding CBS and ACT domain-containing protein has product MFVSKRMTPNPVTIPPTMTVSDATNLMKTNNFRRVPVVEDGKLVGIVTDRDLRAVAPSPATTLSVFEINHLLAKMLVKEIMKSPVITISAGATIEEAALMMYTHKIGGLVVLNSVGSVAGIITETDIFKSLVDVMGLKEGRTRLTFEFDDKVGVLADIAAVFKELGINILSMATYNTEDGRAEMVIRADVKDVKVLVDRLAAIGYPVTHVVQIGND; this is encoded by the coding sequence ATGTTCGTCTCCAAACGGATGACCCCCAATCCGGTGACTATTCCTCCGACCATGACGGTTTCCGACGCCACCAACCTCATGAAAACCAACAACTTCCGCCGCGTGCCCGTTGTCGAGGACGGCAAACTTGTCGGCATAGTAACCGACCGCGACCTGCGCGCCGTAGCGCCGTCGCCGGCCACCACCCTCTCCGTCTTCGAAATCAATCACCTCCTGGCCAAAATGCTTGTCAAGGAAATAATGAAATCGCCGGTCATAACCATAAGCGCCGGCGCCACCATCGAAGAAGCGGCGCTCATGATGTACACCCACAAGATCGGCGGCCTGGTGGTCTTGAATAGCGTCGGCTCGGTCGCCGGCATCATCACCGAGACCGACATCTTCAAAAGCCTCGTCGACGTCATGGGGCTCAAGGAAGGACGCACCCGCCTGACATTTGAATTTGACGACAAGGTCGGCGTTCTCGCCGACATCGCCGCCGTCTTCAAGGAGTTAGGCATCAACATCCTCAGCATGGCGACCTACAACACCGAAGACGGCCGGGCCGAGATGGTCATCCGCGCCGACGTCAAGGACGTCAAAGTTCTCGTCGACCGGCTGGCCGCCATCGGTTATCCCGTCACCCATGTGGTCCAGATCGGCAACGACTGA
- a CDS encoding ABC transporter ATP-binding protein, producing MLKIDDINVYYGAIHALKGISLEVPEGEIVTLIGANGAGKSTTLRTISGLLKPRTGQITFEGKNIAGMPAQDIVKMGISQVPEGRRIFANMSVLENLELGAYIRSDSKGIAGDLENVFKRFPRLRERKSQVAGTLSGGEQQMLAMGRALMSRPRLLLMDEPSMGLAPLLVKEIFAIIKEINASGTTILLVEQNANMALSVAQKAYVLETGRITLSGTAKELSESEAVRKAYLGG from the coding sequence ATGCTTAAGATTGACGACATCAACGTATACTACGGCGCCATCCACGCCCTCAAAGGCATCAGCCTGGAAGTTCCCGAAGGCGAAATCGTCACCCTCATCGGCGCCAACGGCGCCGGCAAAAGCACCACCCTCCGCACCATCTCGGGCCTCCTGAAGCCCAGGACCGGCCAGATAACCTTCGAAGGCAAGAACATTGCCGGGATGCCGGCCCAGGATATCGTCAAGATGGGCATCTCGCAAGTGCCGGAAGGGCGGCGCATTTTCGCCAACATGTCCGTTCTCGAAAACCTCGAGCTCGGCGCCTATATCCGTTCCGACAGCAAAGGCATCGCCGGAGACCTCGAAAACGTCTTCAAACGCTTCCCGCGTCTCCGCGAGCGCAAAAGCCAGGTCGCCGGCACCCTTTCCGGCGGCGAGCAGCAAATGCTGGCTATGGGCCGCGCCCTCATGAGCCGCCCCCGCCTCCTGCTGATGGACGAACCCTCCATGGGTCTCGCCCCATTGCTGGTTAAAGAAATATTTGCTATCATTAAGGAAATAAACGCCAGCGGCACCACCATCCTTCTGGTCGAGCAGAACGCCAACATGGCGCTGTCCGTCGCCCAGAAGGCATATGTGCTCGAAACCGGGCGCATCACCCTCTCCGGCACCGCCAAGGAGCTGTCCGAGAGCGAAGCGGTCCGCAAGGCGTACCTCGGCGGCTAA